In a genomic window of Aggregatimonas sangjinii:
- the fmt gene encoding methionyl-tRNA formyltransferase — translation MRDLRIVFMGTPDFAVTTLAALLNEGHPIVGVITAPDRPAGRGRKLRPSAVKQFALENGLHLMQPTNLKNEDFLNELRALQANLQIVVAFRMLPKQVWAMPEYGTFNLHASLLPDYRGAAPINWAIINGDSMTGVTTFFIDDKIDTGEIILQKAVPITEEDSAGTLHDRLMHQGAALVLRTVQLIKEDKAKTTPQDPGKERRPAHKIYTETCQINWQSTLEEIHNLVRGLSPYPVAWSNFVNGEDEGTIKIYKTSVEKVKHKETIGALIGEAHSLKVAAPSGYLHLLEIQLSGKRKMATKDLLNGYQFEKNARMV, via the coding sequence ATGAGAGATTTACGAATTGTTTTTATGGGTACCCCCGATTTTGCGGTAACCACCTTGGCCGCTTTGTTAAATGAAGGGCATCCTATAGTTGGAGTCATCACCGCTCCCGATAGGCCTGCGGGTCGTGGAAGAAAACTGCGGCCTTCCGCCGTGAAGCAGTTTGCCCTGGAAAACGGATTACACTTAATGCAACCGACGAATTTAAAGAATGAAGATTTTTTAAATGAACTTCGTGCATTACAGGCCAATCTGCAAATCGTAGTGGCTTTTCGCATGCTGCCAAAACAAGTTTGGGCAATGCCAGAATACGGAACCTTTAATTTGCATGCCTCCCTCCTTCCCGACTACAGGGGCGCGGCGCCGATTAATTGGGCTATTATTAATGGGGATTCGATGACCGGTGTCACTACTTTTTTCATAGATGACAAAATAGATACGGGCGAAATCATCCTTCAGAAGGCCGTACCGATTACGGAAGAAGATTCTGCAGGTACGTTGCACGACAGGTTGATGCACCAAGGCGCAGCTTTGGTTTTGAGGACGGTACAACTTATAAAGGAAGATAAGGCGAAAACAACCCCGCAAGACCCTGGTAAAGAGCGACGTCCCGCCCATAAAATCTATACGGAAACCTGTCAGATCAACTGGCAGTCAACACTTGAAGAAATCCACAATCTGGTGCGTGGCTTGAGTCCGTATCCCGTGGCGTGGAGCAATTTTGTAAATGGTGAAGATGAGGGTACCATAAAAATTTATAAGACCTCAGTTGAAAAGGTAAAACATAAAGAGACGATAGGCGCACTGATAGGTGAAGCGCACAGTTTGAAAGTAGCGGCGCCCAGTGGTTATTTGCACCTGCTTGAAATTCAACTTTCGGGAAAGCGAAAAATGGCGACCAAAGATCTTCTAAATGGCTACCAATTTGAAAAAAATGCCCGAATGGTCTAA
- a CDS encoding ATP-dependent DNA helicase RecQ — MHTPKHILNTYWGHSEFRGSQEEVITAILENKDVLALMPTGGGKSVCFQVPALVMEGICIVVSPLVALIQNQVNSLRNKGIKAIALTGGIPQNEIIDLLDNCCFGNYKFLYLSPERLKQELVQERIQQMPVNLIAIDEAHCISQWGHDFRPAYLECAKLRKLAPESPIIALTATATQTVADDIIESLLFSEPLVVKDSFARKNIAFGVLWADDKKYRLRSWCAKIQNSAIVYVSTRRAAQELCSYLVGQGISTTFFHGGISKEDKQKRLDLWLRNTVKVMVATNAFGMGIDKPDVELIVHYQIPDCIENYFQEAGRAGRNGASAKAILLTNKTDEQQVKNQFLSVLPDTAFIKMVYNKLNNYFQISYGELPETEFLLNFNAFCETYKLNTLLAFNAFRILDQYSVISLNESFFKKTIVQVLVGKQQLFEYLEKNQGLVPIVQTILRTYGGVFDFLTKINPFLIAKKAETNEARVTRVLEQLQKDAIIDYDAQESDLSLVFLVPREDDITINSFAKKVQERHRLKETQIDSMLAYVKNDQQCRNKQLLHYFEEEVRINCGICDVCRRISVKAETNSEAIMNDIIKLLNFKNSGSRSLIASLNYEENLVLEGIKMLLEDRRIKINSRNEYEIV, encoded by the coding sequence GTGCACACACCCAAACACATATTAAATACCTATTGGGGACATAGTGAATTTAGAGGTTCACAGGAGGAGGTTATTACCGCTATTTTAGAAAACAAAGATGTGCTCGCCCTCATGCCCACGGGAGGTGGCAAGTCGGTCTGCTTTCAAGTTCCCGCCTTGGTTATGGAGGGTATCTGTATCGTAGTCTCTCCCCTAGTGGCACTTATTCAGAACCAAGTGAATTCGTTGAGGAACAAAGGTATTAAAGCCATTGCGCTTACAGGTGGCATTCCTCAAAATGAAATCATCGACCTATTGGATAATTGTTGTTTTGGAAATTACAAATTTTTATACCTCTCTCCTGAGCGCCTCAAACAAGAATTGGTACAAGAGCGCATTCAGCAAATGCCCGTCAACCTTATAGCTATAGATGAAGCCCATTGCATTTCGCAATGGGGGCATGATTTTAGACCTGCCTATTTAGAATGTGCAAAATTGAGAAAGTTGGCACCTGAAAGCCCTATAATCGCCTTAACGGCTACGGCCACCCAGACCGTTGCCGATGATATTATCGAAAGTCTTCTGTTTTCGGAGCCTTTGGTCGTAAAGGATTCGTTCGCACGAAAAAATATTGCATTTGGAGTTCTCTGGGCCGATGACAAAAAATACAGGCTACGAAGCTGGTGTGCCAAAATTCAAAATAGCGCCATCGTCTATGTGAGCACCAGACGTGCGGCCCAAGAGTTATGTTCTTATCTCGTCGGTCAAGGCATTTCAACTACCTTTTTTCACGGTGGCATTTCTAAAGAGGATAAACAAAAACGGCTTGACCTTTGGTTGAGGAATACTGTAAAAGTGATGGTGGCCACCAATGCTTTCGGAATGGGAATCGACAAGCCGGATGTAGAACTGATAGTACATTACCAAATACCGGATTGTATCGAAAACTATTTTCAAGAGGCCGGGCGGGCGGGTAGAAACGGAGCGTCTGCCAAAGCAATCCTACTTACCAATAAAACAGATGAGCAACAGGTAAAAAACCAGTTCTTGAGTGTATTGCCGGATACCGCTTTCATCAAAATGGTATACAATAAGCTGAACAACTATTTTCAAATTTCCTATGGGGAACTTCCTGAGACCGAATTCTTATTGAATTTCAACGCATTCTGCGAGACCTATAAATTAAATACGTTGCTCGCTTTTAATGCCTTTCGCATATTGGATCAGTATTCCGTCATTTCGCTCAACGAATCATTCTTCAAAAAAACGATAGTACAGGTACTGGTCGGCAAACAGCAACTTTTCGAGTACCTTGAAAAGAATCAGGGGCTTGTTCCCATCGTTCAGACCATATTGCGTACATACGGCGGCGTATTTGATTTTTTGACCAAAATAAATCCATTTCTAATCGCAAAAAAGGCCGAAACAAACGAAGCAAGGGTAACCAGGGTACTAGAGCAGCTTCAAAAGGATGCCATTATCGATTATGACGCTCAGGAAAGCGATCTTTCCTTGGTATTCCTAGTCCCCAGGGAGGACGACATCACTATTAACAGCTTTGCCAAAAAAGTACAGGAAAGGCACCGGCTAAAAGAGACACAAATTGACAGTATGTTGGCTTACGTGAAAAACGACCAACAATGTAGAAATAAGCAATTGTTACACTATTTTGAAGAGGAAGTACGCATTAATTGCGGTATCTGTGATGTATGTCGACGTATTTCGGTTAAAGCCGAAACAAACTCGGAAGCCATAATGAACGATATCATTAAACTTTTGAATTTCAAGAATAGTGGTTCAAGAAGCCTTATCGCTAGTTTAAACTATGAGGAAAACTTGGTTTTGGAAGGTATAAAGATGCTACTTGAAGATCGAAGAATCAAGATCAACTCACGAAACGAATATGAAATAGTATGA
- a CDS encoding DUF4290 domain-containing protein, whose product MNLVENIEYNTERPHLIIPEYGRHFQKMVDHAVSIEDRAERNKIANSIIAVMGNLQPHLRDVPDFQHKLWDQLFIMSDFKLDVDSPFPITSKEVLQQRPEPLPYPQNHPKYRFYGNNIKRMIDVAVSWEKGDKRDGLEYAIANHMKKCYLNWNKDTVDDKAIFKHLLELSDGQIDLTGENLTESGQFLKNRIAKTPKYNNGGKKNQRNNNNRGKKRY is encoded by the coding sequence TTGAATTTAGTAGAAAACATTGAATACAATACGGAACGACCTCATTTGATCATTCCGGAATACGGAAGGCATTTCCAAAAAATGGTCGATCATGCCGTTTCGATAGAAGATCGGGCCGAACGCAATAAAATTGCAAACTCCATTATTGCGGTAATGGGGAATTTGCAACCTCACCTTCGGGACGTACCTGACTTTCAGCACAAGCTGTGGGATCAGCTTTTTATCATGTCCGACTTTAAGTTGGATGTAGATTCTCCATTTCCGATTACCAGTAAGGAGGTTTTGCAACAGCGGCCTGAACCATTGCCTTATCCACAAAACCATCCGAAATATCGATTTTACGGAAATAATATCAAACGAATGATCGATGTTGCGGTAAGTTGGGAAAAAGGCGACAAGAGGGACGGCTTGGAATACGCCATTGCCAATCATATGAAAAAATGCTACCTCAATTGGAATAAGGATACGGTAGACGATAAGGCCATTTTTAAACATCTCCTTGAATTGAGCGATGGACAGATAGACCTTACCGGCGAAAACCTCACGGAAAGTGGTCAGTTCTTGAAAAATAGAATCGCCAAGACGCCAAAATACAACAATGGCGGTAAAAAAAATCAAAGAAATAATAACAACCGCGGCAAAAAGCGGTATTAA
- a CDS encoding GIY-YIG nuclease family protein produces the protein MKEFVVYILYSEKHDKFYKGYTTSLIERFKSHNVLATKGYTTKFRPWTVVHVEFYTTKSEAIKREKFLKSGAGRAWLRKKFGR, from the coding sequence ATGAAAGAGTTCGTAGTCTACATTCTTTACTCCGAAAAGCACGACAAGTTCTATAAGGGATACACCACCTCTTTAATAGAACGCTTCAAATCACATAACGTTCTGGCCACCAAAGGGTATACGACGAAGTTTAGACCGTGGACAGTCGTGCATGTGGAATTCTACACCACCAAATCGGAGGCGATCAAAAGAGAGAAATTTCTGAAATCGGGTGCCGGGAGAGCGTGGCTGCGAAAAAAGTTCGGCCGCTGA
- a CDS encoding aminotransferase class IV, translated as MNKIDFNGSLLEGDSNFLSQGNRGLRYGDALFETMRCSNGMIFFWEEHYLRLMASMRMLRMEIPMNFTLEVLEDSILKLLAANALDKGAARIRFTVFRKDGGLYLPKTNEISYTIESESLTSPFYVLNEEAYEVELYKDFYVNPDMLSTLKTNNKILNVTGSIYAKENGYDNCLLLNTAKQVVEALNGNLFIVNGHNVKTPALSDGCLNGIIRQKLIGIIEKTQDVEMEVAAISPFELQKADELFITNSIVGIQPITKYRKKEFKHEIAKSLLGKLNASARLTSTKF; from the coding sequence ATGAACAAAATTGACTTCAATGGTAGCCTTCTAGAAGGCGATAGTAACTTTCTCAGTCAGGGAAATCGAGGGTTACGATATGGCGATGCGCTCTTTGAAACGATGCGATGCTCGAATGGTATGATTTTCTTTTGGGAGGAGCATTACCTGCGTTTAATGGCCTCAATGCGTATGTTACGTATGGAAATTCCCATGAATTTCACGCTGGAAGTACTTGAAGATTCCATTCTCAAGCTTCTAGCTGCCAATGCTTTGGATAAAGGAGCGGCGCGCATTCGTTTTACCGTTTTTAGAAAGGACGGGGGATTATACCTTCCCAAAACCAATGAAATTTCATATACCATCGAGTCTGAATCACTCACCTCTCCGTTTTACGTATTGAATGAGGAGGCCTATGAGGTGGAACTGTATAAAGATTTTTACGTGAATCCTGATATGCTGTCCACATTAAAGACAAATAATAAAATCCTTAATGTTACCGGAAGCATATACGCGAAGGAGAACGGATACGATAATTGTCTGTTACTGAATACCGCAAAACAAGTCGTTGAAGCGTTGAACGGCAACCTTTTCATTGTCAATGGGCATAACGTAAAAACTCCCGCATTAAGCGATGGTTGTTTAAACGGCATTATTAGGCAGAAACTTATCGGGATTATTGAAAAGACGCAAGATGTTGAAATGGAGGTTGCGGCCATATCACCCTTTGAACTTCAGAAGGCCGATGAATTGTTCATAACCAATAGCATTGTTGGAATACAACCCATCACGAAATATCGCAAAAAGGAATTCAAGCACGAAATTGCAAAAAGTTTGTTGGGTAAATTAAATGCTTCGGCCAGACTGACCTCGACGAAATTTTAG
- a CDS encoding AAA family ATPase yields the protein MNPKRIVITGGPSTGKTSLIDALEKDGYQCFHEVIRLMTLKAKQNGELGNLTTNPIATVSDPMAFNEKIIDARLTDYNASENSDAPIVFFDRGIPDVLAYMDYFKQTYDEAFVAIAANHRYDTVFLLPIWKEIYVSDSERFESYEEALAIHRHLKESYTALGYGVIEVPKATVENRIAFILTQLEAN from the coding sequence TTGAACCCGAAGAGAATCGTTATTACAGGTGGTCCGAGTACGGGAAAGACATCTTTGATCGATGCACTTGAAAAAGATGGTTATCAATGTTTTCACGAAGTCATACGCTTGATGACCTTGAAAGCAAAGCAAAATGGTGAACTTGGGAACCTTACGACAAACCCGATTGCCACCGTTTCCGATCCAATGGCTTTTAACGAAAAAATCATCGATGCCCGATTAACGGATTATAACGCCTCGGAAAATAGCGATGCACCCATCGTGTTTTTTGATCGCGGAATTCCAGATGTTTTGGCGTATATGGATTATTTTAAACAAACCTACGATGAGGCCTTCGTAGCTATCGCCGCCAATCATCGCTACGACACTGTTTTTCTGTTGCCCATTTGGAAGGAAATCTACGTTTCCGATAGCGAGCGCTTCGAAAGCTACGAAGAGGCTTTGGCCATTCATCGTCATTTGAAAGAGAGCTACACCGCGTTAGGATACGGGGTAATCGAAGTACCCAAGGCTACCGTCGAAAATAGAATAGCGTTCATTTTAACACAGTTGGAGGCAAATTAG
- a CDS encoding head GIN domain-containing protein, which produces MKNLRILCMALLFSAMPSMAQEGNMTVELETFEEIKVFDQINVTLVKSDENKAVVSGDDAQEVSIDNDNGRLKIKMEADNFLDGNDTNVVLYYTNDLSLVDANEGAKITSEDDLESKYLTVRSQEGGKIIIGVNARNLDSKAVTGGEITISGSAENQDVNIRSGGQYNAEKLSSNQTDVTILAGGKAMVNVSDFVDANVTAGGTIEIYGNPETVKEDKTLGGSIILK; this is translated from the coding sequence ATGAAAAATTTAAGAATTTTATGTATGGCCTTGCTTTTTTCAGCAATGCCATCTATGGCACAGGAAGGTAATATGACCGTGGAACTTGAAACTTTCGAGGAAATTAAAGTATTTGATCAAATTAACGTTACGCTAGTTAAAAGTGACGAGAACAAGGCGGTCGTTTCGGGGGATGACGCGCAAGAGGTATCCATTGATAACGATAATGGGCGATTAAAAATAAAAATGGAAGCGGATAACTTTTTAGATGGTAATGATACTAATGTGGTCTTATATTATACAAACGACCTTAGTTTAGTCGATGCCAATGAAGGGGCGAAGATTACCTCGGAAGACGATTTAGAGTCAAAATACTTAACCGTTCGTTCGCAGGAAGGTGGGAAGATTATTATTGGTGTAAATGCGCGAAACCTAGATTCAAAAGCAGTTACGGGTGGCGAAATAACAATATCCGGCAGTGCTGAAAATCAAGACGTTAATATTAGAAGCGGAGGTCAATATAACGCCGAAAAGCTTAGCTCGAATCAGACCGATGTTACCATACTCGCAGGCGGAAAAGCAATGGTAAACGTATCCGATTTTGTTGACGCCAATGTTACTGCTGGTGGTACTATTGAAATTTATGGAAATCCAGAAACCGTCAAAGAAGATAAGACCTTGGGAGGTTCAATAATTCTGAAGTAA
- a CDS encoding START-like domain-containing protein, producing the protein MDDKVKFEIEFVIQSSPQLLYTYLSTPSGLSEWFADNVNSRGELFNFIWDGSEEEAKLLKRKSDEFVKFAWVDNEDDSFFEMKIIVDEITKDVSLFITDFADEDEVDEAKMLWENQVSSLKQVLGSK; encoded by the coding sequence ATGGATGATAAGGTAAAGTTTGAGATAGAGTTCGTGATACAGTCATCACCACAACTGCTATATACCTATTTAAGTACCCCTTCCGGGTTGTCTGAGTGGTTCGCCGATAATGTAAATTCGCGCGGAGAGCTTTTTAATTTTATATGGGATGGCTCTGAGGAAGAAGCTAAATTACTCAAACGCAAGAGTGACGAATTCGTAAAATTCGCGTGGGTCGACAATGAGGATGATAGCTTTTTTGAAATGAAGATCATCGTTGATGAGATTACCAAAGATGTTTCACTGTTCATTACCGATTTTGCGGATGAGGATGAAGTAGACGAGGCGAAAATGCTTTGGGAAAATCAAGTATCAAGTCTGAAACAAGTGTTAGGCTCAAAATAA
- a CDS encoding YqgE/AlgH family protein encodes MIDLKPKKGKLLIAEPALTGDVSFNRSVVLLAEHNQEGSVGFILNKPLEYSISDLVSEIDIPFQVYNGGPVEQDNLYFIHKVPHLIDNSIEISNGIYWGGDFEMTIALINQKLISEEDIRFFLGYSGWSSLQLDQELSSKSWVVVRNDYDSALIRKSSEAFWKEKMVELGGNYLIWSNAPENPGLN; translated from the coding sequence ATGATAGACCTTAAACCCAAAAAAGGAAAGCTGTTGATCGCAGAACCTGCACTAACTGGCGATGTTTCTTTTAACCGTTCCGTAGTGCTGCTCGCAGAGCACAACCAAGAAGGGTCCGTGGGATTTATTCTTAACAAACCACTGGAATACAGTATCAGCGATTTGGTCTCCGAAATCGACATTCCGTTTCAGGTATACAACGGAGGTCCAGTAGAACAGGATAACCTCTATTTTATTCATAAAGTACCCCACCTTATCGATAACAGTATCGAAATTTCCAACGGGATCTATTGGGGAGGTGATTTTGAAATGACCATCGCCCTAATCAACCAAAAATTGATTTCGGAGGAAGACATTCGTTTCTTTTTAGGGTATTCTGGCTGGTCGTCGCTCCAATTGGATCAAGAACTTTCTTCAAAATCATGGGTTGTCGTACGCAACGACTACGATAGCGCGCTTATTCGAAAATCTTCAGAAGCCTTTTGGAAGGAAAAGATGGTAGAATTAGGTGGCAACTACTTGATATGGTCCAACGCACCGGAGAACCCAGGTTTGAATTAG
- a CDS encoding HU family DNA-binding protein has product MNKTELIDAMAADAGITKAAAKKSLESFLGNVEGSLKKGNRVSLVGFGSWSVSRRNAREGRNPSTGKTIQIAAKNVVKFKAGADLSKAVN; this is encoded by the coding sequence ATGAACAAAACAGAATTGATCGATGCAATGGCAGCTGACGCTGGCATCACAAAAGCCGCGGCTAAAAAATCATTGGAATCTTTCTTGGGCAACGTTGAGGGGTCTCTTAAGAAAGGAAATCGAGTATCTTTGGTAGGTTTCGGATCTTGGTCCGTTTCTAGAAGAAATGCTAGAGAAGGTAGAAACCCATCAACTGGTAAAACTATCCAAATCGCAGCAAAAAATGTTGTAAAGTTCAAAGCAGGTGCAGATTTAAGCAAAGCTGTAAACTAA
- a CDS encoding DUF808 domain-containing protein — translation MASGFFALLDDIAVLMDDVAAMSKVAAKKTAGILGDDLAVNAEKASGFVSSREIPVLWAITKGSFFNKLIILPIAFLLSAFLPWLVTVILVLGGLYLAYEGAEKIYEYIVPHAHEKENLELREFSKEEILAMEKEKIKSAIVTDFILSIEIVIIALGTVVEEPLTTQILVVSIIALIATVGVYGIVALIVRMDEFGAKLIALNDKEDSVSDKIGIFLVSALPWVIKGLAVVGTLALLLVSGGIFVHNIHFLHGMFDSIPGIVVEFLTGLIVGFITLLLVVAIKKIWKTLQ, via the coding sequence ATGGCATCAGGATTTTTCGCACTTCTCGACGATATCGCTGTCCTTATGGATGACGTTGCGGCAATGAGTAAGGTAGCGGCAAAGAAAACAGCAGGTATATTGGGTGATGACTTAGCGGTCAATGCCGAAAAAGCCTCAGGTTTCGTGTCGTCAAGGGAGATACCTGTTTTATGGGCTATTACCAAGGGATCTTTTTTTAACAAACTGATTATTTTGCCAATCGCATTTTTGCTGAGCGCATTCTTGCCGTGGTTGGTTACAGTTATTCTTGTTTTAGGAGGACTCTATTTGGCATATGAAGGAGCGGAGAAAATTTACGAATACATCGTGCCCCATGCGCATGAGAAAGAAAACTTGGAACTTCGTGAATTTTCGAAGGAAGAAATTTTGGCTATGGAAAAGGAAAAGATAAAATCGGCCATCGTAACCGATTTTATTTTGTCCATTGAAATTGTCATTATCGCTTTGGGTACCGTTGTTGAGGAACCACTAACCACACAAATCCTCGTAGTGTCTATAATCGCCCTAATTGCCACTGTAGGGGTATACGGTATTGTTGCACTTATCGTACGAATGGATGAATTCGGTGCAAAGCTCATTGCCCTCAACGATAAAGAAGATAGTGTTTCCGATAAGATCGGAATATTTTTGGTAAGTGCTTTACCCTGGGTAATCAAAGGTCTAGCCGTAGTTGGTACGCTGGCATTGCTCCTCGTTTCCGGCGGAATTTTTGTGCACAATATTCACTTTTTGCACGGGATGTTCGACAGTATCCCAGGCATAGTCGTGGAGTTTTTAACGGGTTTGATCGTGGGCTTTATCACACTTTTACTTGTTGTTGCTATCAAAAAAATCTGGAAAACTTTGCAATAA
- a CDS encoding DUF493 family protein yields MAAQKSDEFYKKLREQLAETSKWPSDYLYKFIVPTDGNKIEQINHIFDNTGAVIELKQSKKGKYTSISITVNRKNPDAVIEKYKEVGRVEGVISL; encoded by the coding sequence ATGGCCGCCCAGAAATCCGACGAGTTTTATAAAAAATTGAGGGAACAACTGGCAGAGACCAGCAAATGGCCCTCCGATTATCTTTACAAGTTTATCGTACCCACTGATGGAAATAAAATAGAGCAAATCAACCATATTTTCGACAACACCGGTGCCGTTATAGAACTAAAGCAATCTAAAAAGGGAAAGTATACCAGCATCTCCATCACGGTAAATCGTAAAAATCCAGATGCTGTAATCGAAAAATATAAGGAAGTAGGTAGGGTAGAAGGCGTAATATCACTCTAA
- a CDS encoding PA2169 family four-helix-bundle protein, whose amino-acid sequence MSYSQVVDLLNDLLGVHYQAESTYKSGIEHLEDKDLKSFFVVKAAEKASMINELTDIIIRLNGETLKQGQTSQKASQLRSDVILFFKGNSKAAILEECKKAEQTVLDAYEEVLKYSSLTDFNRSIIEGHRKEIAEGISSSFSI is encoded by the coding sequence ATGAGTTATTCCCAAGTTGTAGATTTATTAAATGATTTGTTAGGTGTGCATTATCAAGCAGAAAGCACTTATAAAAGTGGTATCGAGCATCTTGAAGATAAAGATTTGAAATCATTCTTTGTCGTAAAAGCTGCAGAAAAAGCCAGCATGATCAATGAGCTGACCGATATCATCATCCGCCTTAATGGTGAAACACTCAAACAGGGTCAGACATCCCAAAAAGCATCCCAATTAAGGTCGGATGTAATTTTATTTTTCAAGGGCAACAGCAAGGCAGCGATTCTCGAAGAATGTAAAAAAGCTGAACAAACCGTCCTCGATGCGTATGAAGAAGTACTGAAATATTCTTCCCTCACTGATTTCAATCGATCCATCATCGAAGGCCATCGAAAGGAAATAGCCGAAGGAATTTCCAGCTCCTTTAGTATCTAA
- a CDS encoding PorV/PorQ family protein encodes MKIRVFVYLSLCYVGVSAQQQLVGTPRDGFLSIATDARAAAQGDIGVATATDAFSQFWNPSKYIFAAKKADVGITQIFADRDEFLAFSQLNLIFYNKVDDRSAYSLSVRNYAFSVNEFTEFASFYDTHEVAIAGSYALRLSDVFAMGVSGHFTSLKNKAPHLNGFGKTTATSLYGIDVSGFYNGNEIAYNKFNGRWRSGFNFSNLRGKSSNDRKNFEIYAPSTLKVGAGFDFIFNQDNQLGVTAEYKLLLDSYVENDDGEQLGFGLEGSVMAMGLEFIFKEKLSARTGYSHGINRPTDSFGALGGGFQSRYVDVDVALLIGLSQIENPIRNKLRLSLSLDLEEVFSNLGN; translated from the coding sequence ATGAAAATAAGGGTGTTCGTTTACTTATCGCTTTGTTATGTGGGCGTATCTGCCCAACAACAGCTAGTGGGAACTCCAAGGGATGGATTCCTAAGCATTGCAACAGATGCAAGGGCCGCCGCTCAAGGCGACATAGGTGTCGCTACAGCTACCGATGCCTTCTCACAATTCTGGAATCCATCCAAATATATTTTTGCTGCTAAGAAAGCTGATGTTGGGATAACACAAATATTTGCTGACAGAGATGAATTTTTGGCTTTTTCCCAGCTGAACTTGATTTTCTATAATAAGGTAGATGACCGTAGTGCATATTCCTTGAGTGTTCGTAATTACGCTTTTTCGGTAAATGAATTTACAGAATTTGCAAGTTTCTATGACACCCATGAGGTGGCCATAGCCGGTTCTTATGCGCTACGTTTGAGCGATGTCTTCGCTATGGGCGTAAGTGGTCATTTTACTTCTTTAAAAAATAAGGCTCCTCATTTAAATGGTTTTGGTAAGACGACGGCCACGAGTTTATACGGTATCGATGTGTCGGGCTTCTATAATGGAAACGAAATTGCCTACAACAAATTTAATGGTAGATGGCGATCGGGCTTTAATTTTTCGAATTTAAGAGGAAAATCCTCAAATGACAGAAAGAATTTTGAGATTTACGCACCATCTACTTTAAAAGTCGGTGCGGGTTTTGATTTTATCTTCAATCAAGACAATCAACTGGGTGTAACAGCTGAATATAAATTGTTGCTCGATTCCTATGTTGAGAATGACGATGGGGAGCAACTCGGTTTTGGACTAGAAGGCTCGGTAATGGCGATGGGGTTGGAGTTTATATTTAAGGAAAAACTATCAGCTAGAACAGGATACTCTCATGGTATAAATAGACCAACGGATTCATTTGGGGCTTTAGGAGGTGGTTTTCAAAGTCGATACGTTGATGTTGATGTTGCTCTTTTAATCGGATTGTCCCAAATAGAAAATCCTATAAGAAACAAGTTACGCTTGTCGCTTAGCTTAGATTTGGAAGAAGTATTTTCAAACTTAGGAAATTAG